GTGACTCACTGCCAGGGTGCCGATCCTATTGATTCATGGGAGACATGGAATGCATTTCGTCTTCTATGTGAACATAATAGCCAACTCTCTGTTGCGCTTGATGTCCTGTAAGTTACAGAGGAATTGGCTCAATTTGACTGTCATTGATACTTATGGTATATACTATTAATAAGTTCTTTTTTTCAATACTAGGGGCTCACTTCCTTCTACAAATTCTTTGGGGCGCTGGTTAGGAGAGCCTGTACGAGCTGCAATACTCCACACCAAtgtaagtttaatttaatttttttgattcccGGGTAAGGATTATCCCGTACAGGGAAGAGAAAGGGGATTGATATTTGGTGAGAATCGAACTCCTATCAAAAGGGTGGAAAGGAAAATCTTTCACCACTAGAACAACTCATGATTCTCAAGTTGAGTTTATTGTTCTAACCATTCAGTACAAATGGCTACTtgaatttctgatttttcaATCCCATGATTACTTTTTTGACAGGCTTTTCTAACAAATGCTCGTGGACATCCTTGTTTATCCAAGCGCCACCAGAAACTACTCACTCAATTCTTCAACCATTCAGTACAGGTAGGTACCTGATTATGTTTGGAAGATATGATGGAGGCATCTACATTAGTGTAAAGCATCAACACCAACTGTGTTTCTGTTTCATTTTATCTATATGATATCTGTAACATTCAATTCCTTCGCATCTTTTCTGATGGTTAGTTTGCGCAATCCATACTAGTGGCTTTATTTGTATATGACCAGGTAATAATTTCTGGAGGATTGGTACACTCTTCGGTAGGAGCGCCGGAAGCTATTAACACTAGTGCTGCCAGCCATGAAAACAGTAGGTTTCCAAACCTTAATTTTTGAAGGTTTAACACATTTCTTATTGCAAAATATATGTGGGGCATTGAACAAACCTATATATGGACTAATGTGCAAAGGTTGCATAAGGTGGCATCTCGCCGACATGTTACTTATAGCTGTGAGGGGCTGAGGGTGTTGAATACGCTATATGTTTTTGTACAAGGGGCGAGTAACTTggaaaatttaaattgtaaacattttttgttttgaaagaaaTGATATACTCCAAGTAGTTCTGAGTATAAGGGGTCAGtatatttttgttgaagttTTAAGTTATGACAACATTACACATAGTTAGTGGCCTTGGTCCTTGAATATGAAATGCATAAGGGTGTATGTCATAACAAACCTTCAAGTGGCTGAATGAAAAAATTCCCTTAATGTGATGAGACTTGGAAGGTTTGTCAAAAATAGTTCATGTTTTAGGCAGGCTTTTAGATTATAGTTCAATCCTCTTGCTGAGGTCTATCTTGTTTCTAGAATTGATTGTTCCCCTTTTACTATTATCTTGTGGAGATTTGCATTATGagtatttgttttttcatttcattttttctGTTCTCTTTCTGAGCGGATCACGCAAGGTGTAGCAGTTAATTCTGGGTGTTTATTTGAATCTGGACATCCTCATGCTTAACTTATATTTCcttgatttatatatttttgtctcGACTCACATATGTTTTTCTTAGGTGATATAGGTCATCCTTTGAGATCATACTTGTACTATGTTGGTTATCTTTACCAAAAGATGGATCCTCTTCCTGAGCAGGAGCTTTATGAGGTTGTGCCATATAGTATTCTCTTTACGCtagtatttaaaatattagGGGTTAAGTGCTTGTTAGGATCTCATAATTTCGCTCTTTCATTGCAGCTCAGTTACAGAGACTTTCTGCAGAGTCCCTTGCAGGTAATGTTTTTTAATGGGAGTACATTAATCTTAGCTgtcatattattttctttttatgtagaGTAGTCATGGCTTGTTTCTGGTcccttttatttatattatatatgttgCTGCTTGCAGCCTCTCATGGATAACTTGGAGGCCCAAACATATGAAACGTTTGAGAAAGATACTGTGAAATACCTTCAAGTGAGACTTCCTCTTGACTacgttgttattgttgtttaattgtgaTTCTAGTTACATATGCTTCTTTTGATGTTGATAGTGCTATTGTGATTCCCATGGACTTGTTATCTTATCCAGGTTTTAGTTCAGACAAAGCTTTATTATATTGACTGCTCATTTGTTGTATCTGGCATCTTTGTTAGTATTGATTCCCGTCTTCTCAATGCTGCGGGTTTTTCTTTGGCAGTACCAAAGGGCAGTTAGTAAAGCCTTGCTGGACAAAGTTCCTGATGAAAAGGCTTCTAGTGAAACCATAGTAAGTTTTTTCTGGGGTCAAAGAATTGTTGATGGCATGCCTTCTCCTTAGATGTGTGTGGTTGAACTTCAACGATATTGATGTTCATCTATTTTTATTGCTGGCAGGTTTTGATGGTTGTTGGAGCAGGACGAGGACCTCTTGTCAGAGCATCATTAGAGGTTGGTTTAGACGTGTATTTCTGCTGTTTAGAATTCAATAGTGTACTGATACTGTTCTAACTTCTAAATTACTATTGTtctgtaatatatatatatatatatatatatatatatatatatataggtgttGTATATCATATGCTTGGTGTAGCAAGTAGAGTTTTACTGTGTACTCTTTTGTTGGATGTAGGTTTGTTCTTTCCACTTGTGTCAATAAAATCCAGCAAGTTAAGTTCaatttggttaaaattaatttagttgatcAAACATAAGTTCATTCAGCAAGCTTAATAAGCTTTATGAAGCCAAGTTCACCTTGGTTATACAATAGACACTCATTCAGTACATTCTCTTTTTTTACACCCGTGTTGAAATTTACTTGAGTAGGTGTATTGGAAAAGTTATTTCAGTCAGAGATCTTTCCATGCATTCTAGATCACAGTTTTTGAATTACATTCCTCAAAGTTATATATGGTGCATCTAAAACTTAACATTTGCGGatttattatttagaaattCCTTTGTGTTTATTTCTCTTTATACTTGCTACTGAGAAATATTGTGATTTTGATAGTCATGTTTATGATGCTCTTTGTATCTCATTTATCAGAAGCGTAGCACATGTGCCAATTCCTATTGTTGATCACCATGCTTGTGTTACTGGTCTGTTTTATGCTCTTgcgaatttgagatgaaagtgGTACCGAGCCTTGGGCTGACTATTGCTAACCACACTTGATAGTGTACTGTAATGCAGCCTGTTGAAGTGATGACACTTGTTTTGTAGATTCTACAAATacctaatttatattttttatattttgagatTGAGAAGTCATGTGTCAAATATTGACAAAGAGTTTCTGTATTTAGTCATCTTTGATTAGAGTTTCAAATGTTCCATATTATATATCCCAGGGATTCTGTAGAATAGGGGTTCAGTGAACCAATGTTTTCCACAAGTATATCACGCAGTTGCTTTTTATTGTCTTTGTTCTACTGTATGTCTGGATAATCTTTTGTTCGgtcttgattttaaaattttaaacaatgCATGCTACAATAGTTCAgtattagtctattaattttttttgtatattgtTATTTAGGCCGCAAGAGAAACAAGCCGAAGGTTAAAAGTTTATGCCGTGGAGAAAAATCCTAATGCAGTAATTACTCTTCATGTAAGTATCATCAACTTGATCAAGCTTGTAAAAATCTTTTTGCCAATTGTTTGCTGCATTGTCTTATATTTCCGTTATATTACTTCtagactttgattttgaatactAGAGAAGGGTTACCCTTGGCTTAGGGATAGTATGTTACTCTTCGTTCTTTTTTCGCATTATATTTTCTGAATTTGATGTCATATCTAGTCTTCTATCATTATCTGTTGATCCCTATTCTATTTTCTATCATTATCTTTTCAAAAGCACAAATTTAGAACAGTTCTGACTTATTGTTGCCCTAGCACTGAATGTTAACTTCTTTTTTTTGAGTGTAGAGCTTGCTTAAACTTGAAGGATGGGAGAACATTGTTACCGTGATATCTAGTGACATGCGCCATTGGGATGCCCCTGAGAAAGCTGACATTTTGGTAATTTTTCCTGACTTATGTGCTCTCGTGTTAATATTCtaaattttgttatttactCTGGTTGACCGTTTTTAATTTAGGTTAGTGAACTGTTGGGTTCTTTTGGTGATAATGAACTTTCTCCCGAGTGTCTTGATGGGGCTCAAAGATTTTTGAAGCCAGATGGCATCTCTATCCCCTCCTCGTGAGTATCAGTTTTTGTTCGCATGCTTGGGTTGCTGAGTTAGTATAGTTCTATATATCAATTACCTGCTGCTGCtggtatttaaaattttgtagatgCTTTATTGTTTTTGTGCTGAAATAGTGTATCCCTCAGGTACACGAGTTTTTTCCAACCCATTACAAGCACCAAATTGTATAATGATGTATGCACCTTGGTATCTTCTCTTTTTCCATTATTTTTCCAGCCGGTCTCCTAATAGACCATCTCTCTGAGAGATGTCTATCAGGCCCAGCCCAACAAAGGTTAATGTATACTCTTCctctatattttcctttatgggctgacccaattaaaatgaaagagaccgtctctcgcaaaaatttgtgttatttttctCAGTCATTTTATTTACTTTCTTTCTATAATTTTTGTAGGTTAAGGCACATAGAGACATGGTGCACTTT
This Amaranthus tricolor cultivar Red isolate AtriRed21 chromosome 13, ASM2621246v1, whole genome shotgun sequence DNA region includes the following protein-coding sequences:
- the LOC130797748 gene encoding protein arginine N-methyltransferase 1.5 isoform X1; its protein translation is MPLGDRNGDKESRYCGVETEFSDNMPQLLEFNIKGGFDFVLAPLFDPAYRPSLDRGSGALPVAGSDLVLSPSQWSSHVVGKISSWIDLDSDDEILRKDSEICLMQELAWASHLSLQACLLPAPKGPSCANYARCVNQILQSSSNMHLWLRIPLRKHEDGDIMDDDLLPCHVTHCQGADPIDSWETWNAFRLLCEHNSQLSVALDVLGSLPSTNSLGRWLGEPVRAAILHTNAFLTNARGHPCLSKRHQKLLTQFFNHSVQVIISGGLVHSSVGAPEAINTSAASHENSDIGHPLRSYLYYVGYLYQKMDPLPEQELYELSYRDFLQSPLQPLMDNLEAQTYETFEKDTVKYLQYQRAVSKALLDKVPDEKASSETIVLMVVGAGRGPLVRASLEAARETSRRLKVYAVEKNPNAVITLHSLLKLEGWENIVTVISSDMRHWDAPEKADILVSELLGSFGDNELSPECLDGAQRFLKPDGISIPSSYTSFFQPITSTKLYNDVKAHRDMVHFETPYVVKLHKVARLAPCQPVFTFVHPNNSSNKDNDRYTRLKFEIPSDTGSVLVHGFAGYFDATLYKDVHLGIEPTMPTPNMFSWFPIFFPLRSPVCVRPGVPLEFHIWRCSGSTKVWYEWCVESPSASPIHNSKGRSYWVGL
- the LOC130797748 gene encoding protein arginine N-methyltransferase 1.5 isoform X2, which translates into the protein MPLGDRNGDKESRYCGVETEFSDNMPQLLEFNIKGGFDFVLAPLFDPAYRPSLDRGSGALPVAGSDLVLSPSQWSSHVVGKISSWIDLDSDDEILRKDSEICLMQELAWASHLSLQACLLPAPKGPSCANYARCVNQILQSSSNMHLWLRIPLRKHEDGDIMDDDLLGADPIDSWETWNAFRLLCEHNSQLSVALDVLGSLPSTNSLGRWLGEPVRAAILHTNAFLTNARGHPCLSKRHQKLLTQFFNHSVQVIISGGLVHSSVGAPEAINTSAASHENSDIGHPLRSYLYYVGYLYQKMDPLPEQELYELSYRDFLQSPLQPLMDNLEAQTYETFEKDTVKYLQYQRAVSKALLDKVPDEKASSETIVLMVVGAGRGPLVRASLEAARETSRRLKVYAVEKNPNAVITLHSLLKLEGWENIVTVISSDMRHWDAPEKADILVSELLGSFGDNELSPECLDGAQRFLKPDGISIPSSYTSFFQPITSTKLYNDVKAHRDMVHFETPYVVKLHKVARLAPCQPVFTFVHPNNSSNKDNDRYTRLKFEIPSDTGSVLVHGFAGYFDATLYKDVHLGIEPTMPTPNMFSWFPIFFPLRSPVCVRPGVPLEFHIWRCSGSTKVWYEWCVESPSASPIHNSKGRSYWVGL